One part of the Chloroflexota bacterium genome encodes these proteins:
- a CDS encoding PDZ domain-containing protein, protein MKRFLGIGALALTLALIVPAAVLAFSSTQDDGQRSRVSASENDGSADSGDSDPKPWAGLYVMEVTERLAEKLEIDAEDGVAVVKVVEDGPADDAGIEQGDIIVSIGDSNISTVSDVRDAVGAASVGDTLAFTIKRDGSESTYNVTAGEMPAADRGRGFMHRGKSGIMGPSGVGAVIASLNADLAEKLEIETEEGVVIVKVTADGPADDAGLQSGDVIVSIGGNTVETVSNAVTAVRDADVGDTLTFVVDREGESANLSFDVTVEEGYGLRGASLNLRGLGNFRGVLSGDEEGPVDITVSKVTVSAIGEDSVTLTPTEDGNDDITATVTNDSMIFKDGGKAELSDLAVDDEGYAVVIDGDLSVLFIGALDDIGRGHRRFGRFGGDGGDDATTSRRFSRGFGGGALTLPPGFSGGRDFLGPLSGLEGTLERPPQGETTT, encoded by the coding sequence ATGAAGCGATTCTTGGGAATAGGGGCCTTGGCCCTTACGTTGGCTCTCATAGTGCCCGCCGCCGTGCTCGCCTTTTCGTCGACCCAGGATGACGGGCAGAGGTCGAGGGTCTCCGCCAGCGAGAACGACGGCTCGGCGGACTCCGGCGACAGCGACCCGAAGCCCTGGGCCGGCCTCTACGTCATGGAAGTCACTGAGCGGCTTGCCGAGAAGCTGGAAATTGACGCGGAAGACGGCGTCGCCGTTGTGAAGGTGGTAGAGGACGGACCTGCGGATGACGCGGGCATCGAGCAGGGCGACATCATCGTGTCCATCGGCGACAGCAACATTTCCACGGTGTCAGACGTCCGGGACGCCGTAGGAGCGGCGTCTGTAGGCGACACGCTCGCATTCACCATCAAGCGCGACGGGAGCGAGTCCACCTACAACGTTACCGCCGGCGAGATGCCCGCCGCTGACAGAGGCCGAGGATTTATGCACAGAGGGAAGTCCGGCATCATGGGCCCGTCAGGCGTTGGCGCCGTCATCGCATCGCTCAACGCTGACCTCGCCGAGAAGTTGGAGATCGAGACCGAAGAGGGCGTGGTCATTGTGAAGGTAACCGCAGACGGCCCCGCAGACGACGCCGGTCTGCAGTCGGGCGACGTCATCGTCTCCATTGGTGGAAACACAGTCGAAACCGTCTCCAATGCCGTGACGGCCGTACGCGACGCGGATGTAGGCGACACCCTCACTTTCGTGGTCGACCGCGAAGGCGAATCAGCCAACCTCTCGTTCGACGTCACTGTCGAGGAAGGCTATGGTCTCCGCGGCGCAAGCCTGAACTTGCGTGGGCTCGGAAATTTCCGGGGCGTCCTGTCCGGCGACGAGGAAGGGCCGGTCGACATCACGGTCAGCAAGGTCACGGTTTCAGCGATCGGCGAGGACTCCGTGACGCTGACTCCCACTGAGGATGGCAACGACGACATCACCGCCACGGTTACGAACGATTCCATGATCTTCAAGGACGGCGGGAAGGCCGAACTCAGTGACCTGGCCGTCGACGACGAGGGGTACGCAGTCGTCATTGACGGTGACCTGTCGGTCCTCTTCATCGGCGCCCTGGACGATATTGGCCGCGGCCATAGGCGCTTTGGACGCTTCGGTGGCGACGGTGGTGACGACGCCACTACATCCCGCCGGTTCAGCCGCGGTTTCGGCGGCGGCGCCCTCACGCTGCCGCCCGGATTCTCCGGCGGTCGAGATTTCCTCGGTCCGCTTAGCGGGCTGGAGGGCACGTTGGAGCGTCCGCCGCAGGGTGAGACCACCACGTAG
- a CDS encoding phosphoadenylyl-sulfate reductase has translation MEPQKRQWTAEELEDANRRLEGATPEEILAWALKQFPGKVTLACSFGGVGGMALLDMTLKLDRSVSVFYADTDFLFPETYALRDLVAERYGIEPQAFKSALTPLEQAAQYGEALWSRDPNLCCDLRKVEPTARALEDFDAWITGIRRDQSSTRKEVAIVEWDAKFGLVKVNPLAAWDEAQTRSYLAEHDVPYNPLNDQGYPSLGCTHCTHPVQIGEDPRAGRWAGFDKTECGLHFDVPQVEKKPGFLSILKNLAPGG, from the coding sequence CTGGAACCGCAGAAGAGGCAGTGGACCGCAGAGGAGCTTGAAGACGCCAACAGGCGGCTGGAGGGCGCAACGCCGGAGGAGATACTGGCGTGGGCGCTGAAGCAGTTCCCCGGCAAGGTCACACTGGCGTGCAGCTTCGGCGGTGTGGGCGGCATGGCGCTGCTCGATATGACGCTCAAGCTGGACCGCTCGGTCTCTGTGTTCTACGCGGACACGGACTTCCTGTTCCCCGAGACGTACGCGCTCCGTGATCTCGTCGCCGAGCGGTACGGCATCGAGCCGCAAGCGTTCAAGTCAGCGCTGACGCCGCTGGAGCAGGCTGCGCAGTACGGCGAGGCGCTCTGGTCCCGCGACCCGAATCTGTGCTGCGACCTGCGCAAGGTGGAGCCGACGGCCCGCGCCCTTGAGGACTTCGACGCGTGGATCACCGGCATCCGCCGCGACCAGTCCTCGACGCGCAAGGAAGTGGCCATCGTCGAGTGGGACGCCAAGTTCGGGCTGGTGAAGGTGAACCCCTTGGCGGCGTGGGACGAGGCGCAGACTCGATCCTACCTCGCTGAGCACGACGTGCCCTACAACCCGCTCAACGACCAGGGCTACCCAAGCCTCGGCTGCACGCACTGCACGCACCCGGTGCAGATTGGTGAGGACCCGCGGGCCGGCCGGTGGGCGGGCTTCGACAAGACCGAGTGCGGCCTGCACTTCGATGTGCCGCAGGTCGAGAAGAAGCCGGGCTTTCTGAGCATCCTCAAGAACCTCGCGCCCGGGGGATAG
- a CDS encoding Mov34/MPN/PAD-1 family protein translates to MSDIPVPLTIPPDILQEVYAHARESFPAECCGWLAGPRDGDAVTTVRPCHNAQSQGIHPTASMRGAETAYVFSKEDVLAFNQGIDSDEPPRIIYHSHPNGRSYLSNVDIENATDPWGEGKMFPVQQLVVGVDEERVVEAKLFDWSDDARTFVEIAHFAGEA, encoded by the coding sequence ATGTCCGATATCCCCGTGCCCCTGACCATTCCACCAGACATCCTGCAGGAGGTATACGCACATGCCCGCGAGTCCTTTCCGGCCGAATGCTGCGGCTGGCTGGCTGGCCCTCGCGATGGCGACGCGGTAACGACAGTGCGGCCCTGCCACAACGCACAATCGCAGGGAATCCACCCGACGGCGTCGATGCGCGGTGCTGAGACGGCGTACGTGTTCAGCAAGGAGGACGTGCTGGCCTTCAACCAGGGCATCGACTCGGATGAGCCACCGCGCATCATCTACCACTCGCACCCCAATGGCCGGTCATATCTCTCCAATGTGGACATAGAGAACGCGACGGACCCGTGGGGCGAAGGCAAGATGTTCCCCGTGCAGCAACTGGTCGTGGGGGTCGACGAGGAGCGTGTTGTCGAGGCCAAGCTGTTCGATTGGTCGGACGATGCGCGGACGTTTGTGGAGATTGCGCATTTTGCAGGGGAGGCGTAG
- the cmk gene encoding (d)CMP kinase, giving the protein MPTVTTIAIDGPVASGKTVVGRRVADALGFRFLDSGAMYRAVTLAALRGDVPLTDDDALTACAVASDLSLGDAPEGTRVLLDGDDVTDKLRGPDVEGVVSRVAAVAGVRHVLVAKQQAVAADGAIVMVGRDIGTVVLARADVKAYLQASVEERAKRRHSERLGTDKETSLEAVEAALRERDHIDSSREASPLQPAEDAVVIDTDSLTIEQVVERVLEMAGERSGNA; this is encoded by the coding sequence GTGCCTACGGTCACCACCATCGCGATTGACGGGCCCGTGGCATCCGGAAAGACCGTTGTTGGACGGCGTGTCGCCGACGCGCTGGGGTTCCGGTTCCTCGACAGCGGCGCCATGTACCGGGCCGTTACCCTCGCCGCACTCCGCGGCGATGTTCCGCTTACCGATGACGATGCCCTGACGGCCTGCGCGGTCGCGTCGGATCTGTCGCTGGGCGACGCGCCGGAGGGCACGCGAGTGCTGCTGGACGGCGATGATGTGACCGACAAGCTGCGCGGCCCTGACGTTGAAGGCGTCGTGTCCCGCGTGGCGGCCGTCGCGGGCGTACGGCACGTGCTAGTGGCGAAGCAGCAGGCCGTGGCGGCGGACGGGGCCATCGTCATGGTTGGCCGCGACATCGGGACCGTGGTGCTGGCGCGCGCGGACGTGAAGGCGTACCTGCAGGCGAGCGTTGAGGAGCGGGCAAAGCGCCGCCACTCGGAGCGGTTGGGCACGGACAAGGAGACCTCGCTGGAGGCAGTGGAGGCGGCGCTGAGGGAGCGCGACCACATCGACTCGAGCCGGGAGGCGTCGCCGCTGCAACCTGCAGAGGACGCGGTGGTCATTGATACGGACAGCCTCACAATAGAGCAGGTCGTCGAGAGGGTGCTGGAGATGGCAGGGGAGCGGAGTGGGAATGCCTGA
- the gcvPB gene encoding aminomethyl-transferring glycine dehydrogenase subunit GcvPB: MTTDGVFAQRGHHSLWDISAPGRSGVQLPDSDVPEQPMPNASLLREELRLPEVSELDVVRHYTRLAQKNFSVDTNFYPLGSCTMKYNPKINDMVASQPGFSGIHPLQPEETVQGALELMYRLQRDLQSITGMPAGSLAPLAGAHGELAGVLMIKAYHEARGEPHRKVMLIPDSAHGTNPASASMGGFEVVTLPSDINGILDIAAVEAAANDRLAGLMITIPNTLGLFNPNIAHICEIVHSAGGLVYGDGANMNALLGRARPYDLGFDVVHLNLHKTTSTPHGGGGPGAGPVCVGERLARYLPSPVVEMVEDTEGAQYRFATPTNSIGAMSAGHGNFGVLVRAYTYLRALGADGLRQASGDAVLNANYLRRKLEHAYRVAVDRTCMHEVVFTGRSQREKGVKALDISKRMIDYGVHPPTMYFPLIVEEALMVEPTETESKETLDAFIEVMTTIAREVDESPELLHEAPHVTPVGRLDEARAARQPDLRWQAP; the protein is encoded by the coding sequence ATGACAACAGACGGCGTCTTCGCGCAGCGAGGCCACCACAGCTTGTGGGACATCTCCGCGCCGGGCCGCTCCGGCGTGCAGTTGCCGGATTCCGACGTCCCTGAGCAGCCGATGCCGAACGCATCCCTCCTCCGGGAGGAACTGCGGCTGCCGGAGGTCTCGGAGTTGGACGTCGTGCGGCACTACACGCGGTTGGCGCAGAAGAACTTTTCCGTGGACACCAACTTCTATCCGCTCGGCTCCTGCACGATGAAGTACAACCCCAAGATCAACGACATGGTCGCGTCCCAGCCCGGCTTTTCCGGCATCCACCCATTACAGCCGGAGGAGACGGTGCAGGGCGCGCTTGAACTGATGTACCGGCTACAGCGAGACTTGCAGTCCATCACAGGTATGCCGGCCGGTTCCCTCGCGCCCCTGGCGGGCGCGCATGGCGAACTCGCGGGCGTCCTGATGATCAAGGCCTATCACGAGGCTCGCGGCGAGCCTCATCGCAAGGTCATGCTCATCCCGGACAGCGCCCACGGCACCAACCCCGCGTCCGCGTCGATGGGCGGCTTTGAGGTGGTAACCCTCCCCTCCGACATCAACGGCATCCTGGACATCGCCGCCGTCGAAGCCGCCGCCAACGACCGCCTTGCCGGCCTGATGATCACCATCCCCAACACCCTCGGGCTCTTCAACCCCAACATCGCGCACATTTGTGAGATCGTCCATAGCGCGGGCGGACTCGTCTACGGTGACGGCGCGAACATGAATGCCCTCTTGGGCCGTGCCCGCCCGTATGACCTTGGCTTTGACGTCGTGCACCTGAACCTGCATAAGACCACGAGCACGCCACACGGCGGAGGCGGCCCCGGCGCAGGCCCTGTGTGCGTCGGCGAGCGACTCGCCCGCTACCTACCTTCACCCGTAGTCGAGATGGTGGAGGACACCGAGGGCGCACAGTACCGTTTCGCCACGCCGACGAACTCCATTGGCGCGATGTCCGCAGGCCACGGCAATTTTGGCGTGCTGGTGCGCGCGTACACGTACCTGCGAGCCCTGGGCGCGGACGGCCTCCGCCAGGCCAGCGGCGACGCCGTCCTCAACGCCAACTACCTCCGCCGCAAGCTCGAGCACGCCTACCGCGTCGCCGTCGACCGCACCTGCATGCACGAGGTTGTCTTCACAGGCCGGTCGCAGCGCGAGAAGGGCGTGAAAGCGCTTGACATATCCAAGCGCATGATCGACTACGGCGTGCACCCGCCCACGATGTACTTCCCGCTCATCGTGGAAGAGGCGCTCATGGTCGAGCCGACAGAGACGGAGAGCAAGGAGACTCTCGACGCCTTCATCGAGGTCATGACAACCATAGCTCGTGAGGTCGACGAGTCGCCTGAGCTCCTGCACGAGGCTCCGCACGTCACGCCCGTCGGCCGCCTCGACGAGGCCCGCGCTGCGAGACAGCCGGATCTCCGCTGGCAAGCGCCCTAA
- a CDS encoding lysophospholipid acyltransferase family protein: MPDKTYAVSNSMMRGALRLFANWSVTGTENVPMAGPLLVAANHISNLDPPLLGASLPRRLNFIAKRGLFKPLIGTFLRAYGAYALNPDEQGKDIEALLWMRKLLREDRAVVVFPESHRHPEGGMREGVPGVALMAIKTQTPILPVGIAGSESVGPIWRVAVPTGNIAVTIGEPFTLPDVKGRLEPERLKELMDSVMLRIAACLPERYHGVYGRNAQPGTDAAT, encoded by the coding sequence ATGCCTGACAAGACGTACGCCGTATCCAATTCGATGATGCGCGGGGCGCTTCGGCTCTTCGCTAACTGGTCCGTCACGGGTACGGAGAACGTGCCTATGGCGGGGCCGCTGCTGGTAGCCGCGAACCACATAAGCAACTTGGACCCGCCGCTGCTGGGCGCGAGCCTGCCGCGGCGGCTGAACTTCATCGCCAAGCGGGGGCTGTTCAAGCCTCTCATCGGGACGTTCCTGCGCGCGTACGGCGCCTATGCGCTGAACCCGGATGAGCAGGGCAAGGACATTGAGGCGCTGCTGTGGATGCGCAAGCTGCTGCGGGAGGACCGCGCTGTCGTCGTGTTCCCGGAGTCACACCGGCACCCGGAGGGAGGCATGCGTGAGGGCGTGCCGGGCGTCGCGCTGATGGCCATCAAGACGCAAACGCCGATACTGCCGGTGGGCATCGCAGGGTCTGAGAGCGTCGGGCCCATCTGGCGCGTCGCGGTGCCGACGGGGAACATTGCCGTGACCATCGGTGAGCCGTTTACGCTGCCGGACGTGAAGGGCAGGCTGGAGCCGGAGCGTCTCAAGGAGTTGATGGACAGCGTTATGTTGCGGATTGCGGCCTGCCTTCCTGAACGCTATCATGGCGTCTACGGGAGGAACGCCCAGCCAGGGACGGACGCAGCGACTTAA
- a CDS encoding ABC transporter substrate-binding protein, producing the protein MGKRACLVFAAAALALGALAGCGVEEERVTEQAPTQDSTPALQTPTAVVAVPATPITPPPIIPTAVPTASPEPVGSATPMPSSTATPATAVPAPMETPISVAAPSEDATVTVPILVPVVERVVFAQPAPSAEGWDPNFDFGPPDDVQTRPMYEHLVEVDPVTGAFQPALATAWSFEPGGLGIRFQLREGVQFHGDWGEFTAKDVVHTNWSISREGSGNNASVYFRSIVKEVEAVNNYEVVIRMTQSDTDFPRAIAPLQGAFALTSKANYDEVGQPALTGPPSAGTGPYMPVERAPGEYIIYEEAPHEHWRGPVDFPEMEIRWVDDDLVRLASLLAGEVHIAPIAPGEERAAVEQGMVMVQGSAPDTRIYLDFMGSWWNTHGDPSSGRKHSHSPLLDRNVRAAMSKALDRDAINEFIFEFAGDNAVSGHFHPSRPGWNDDWAERFPEEYSYDPEGARGLLAASGYSPSHQPQVDLYYGALPAYPWGNDLIEVAGAFFLDVGVRVSFVVMDETERNDLALAHEFDNRVNLVVTSTTLLEAGRLHMTSLDPVAGNHQDAHINAAYNAAAAALSPEDQDEAFRALGDLVFEEYAHIPLFWLPTWVAVNPDIVSSYTFAGNASGSWGSFYSIGAVEKEQ; encoded by the coding sequence ATGGGCAAGCGGGCATGTCTAGTTTTTGCCGCAGCAGCGCTGGCGTTGGGCGCTCTGGCTGGCTGCGGTGTTGAGGAGGAGCGGGTCACCGAGCAGGCGCCCACGCAGGATTCAACCCCGGCTCTCCAGACGCCAACGGCAGTAGTGGCAGTGCCAGCCACACCCATCACGCCGCCGCCGATCATCCCCACTGCGGTGCCAACAGCCAGCCCTGAGCCTGTCGGCAGCGCGACCCCGATGCCGTCGTCAACGGCGACACCCGCCACAGCCGTGCCCGCCCCGATGGAGACCCCCATCTCCGTTGCAGCACCCAGCGAGGACGCTACCGTCACCGTTCCGATCCTTGTGCCCGTGGTAGAGCGTGTGGTGTTTGCGCAGCCAGCCCCATCAGCAGAGGGGTGGGACCCCAACTTTGACTTCGGCCCGCCGGATGACGTGCAGACCCGTCCAATGTATGAGCACCTTGTCGAGGTCGACCCCGTCACGGGCGCCTTCCAGCCGGCGCTTGCCACGGCATGGAGCTTCGAGCCGGGGGGCCTCGGCATCCGCTTTCAGCTACGCGAGGGTGTTCAGTTCCACGGCGACTGGGGCGAATTCACCGCCAAAGACGTCGTCCATACCAACTGGAGCATCTCTCGGGAGGGCTCCGGCAACAACGCGTCCGTCTACTTCCGCTCTATAGTGAAGGAGGTGGAGGCCGTGAACAACTATGAAGTCGTCATCCGGATGACGCAGTCGGATACGGACTTCCCGCGTGCGATTGCGCCCCTTCAGGGCGCGTTTGCACTCACCAGCAAGGCCAACTACGACGAGGTGGGGCAACCGGCGCTTACGGGACCGCCGTCGGCGGGGACGGGCCCCTACATGCCCGTGGAGCGGGCTCCCGGAGAGTACATCATTTATGAGGAGGCCCCTCATGAGCACTGGCGCGGGCCTGTCGATTTTCCGGAAATGGAGATCCGTTGGGTCGATGACGACTTGGTCCGCCTTGCCTCACTGCTGGCAGGTGAGGTGCACATTGCACCCATCGCCCCCGGCGAGGAGCGAGCCGCTGTCGAACAAGGCATGGTGATGGTGCAGGGCAGCGCGCCGGACACCCGCATCTATCTGGACTTCATGGGGTCGTGGTGGAATACCCACGGGGACCCATCGTCCGGGCGGAAGCACTCCCACAGTCCGCTGTTGGACCGGAATGTCCGCGCCGCCATGAGCAAGGCCCTGGACCGTGACGCCATCAACGAATTCATTTTTGAGTTCGCCGGAGACAATGCAGTGTCTGGCCATTTCCATCCCTCGCGGCCCGGCTGGAACGACGATTGGGCAGAGCGCTTCCCGGAGGAGTACAGCTACGACCCGGAAGGCGCCCGTGGATTGCTGGCTGCGTCCGGTTACTCCCCGTCCCACCAGCCGCAGGTCGACCTGTATTACGGCGCCCTTCCGGCTTACCCCTGGGGTAATGATCTAATCGAGGTCGCAGGCGCGTTCTTCCTTGACGTTGGGGTCAGGGTCTCTTTCGTTGTCATGGACGAGACGGAGCGCAACGATCTGGCGCTGGCGCACGAGTTCGACAACCGGGTCAACCTCGTTGTGACTTCCACAACGCTGCTGGAAGCCGGCCGGCTGCATATGACGTCACTGGACCCGGTCGCCGGCAACCACCAGGACGCGCACATCAACGCCGCATACAACGCGGCAGCAGCCGCGCTGTCGCCGGAGGACCAGGATGAAGCGTTCCGGGCTCTAGGCGACCTGGTATTCGAGGAGTACGCGCACATCCCGCTCTTTTGGCTTCCGACGTGGGTGGCTGTCAACCCGGACATCGTCAGCAGCTACACATTCGCGGGCAATGCCTCGGGCAGCTGGGGGAGCTTCTACAGCATCGGAGCGGTGGAGAAAGAGCAGTGA
- the gcvH gene encoding glycine cleavage system protein GcvH yields MTEHPSELRYTIEHEWVRVEDDGTATIGVTFFAQDQLGDVVYIVLPAVGSILQAGARMGEIESVKSVSDLFVPVSGEVIDTNQEVIDHPERVNEDPHGAGWMLRVRMSDPSEVDRLLTNEQYDSAIAT; encoded by the coding sequence ATGACTGAGCACCCCAGCGAGTTGCGCTACACCATCGAGCACGAGTGGGTGCGTGTCGAGGATGACGGCACGGCAACCATCGGCGTGACGTTCTTCGCGCAAGACCAGCTCGGCGACGTCGTCTACATCGTCCTGCCTGCCGTCGGCTCTATCCTGCAGGCGGGAGCGAGGATGGGCGAGATCGAGTCGGTCAAGTCTGTCTCCGACCTCTTCGTCCCGGTCAGCGGCGAGGTCATTGATACCAACCAGGAGGTCATCGATCACCCGGAGCGCGTCAATGAGGACCCGCATGGCGCAGGGTGGATGCTCCGCGTCAGGATGTCTGACCCGTCGGAAGTTGATCGTCTGCTCACCAACGAGCAGTACGACAGCGCAATCGCAACCTAG
- the gcvT gene encoding glycine cleavage system aminomethyltransferase GcvT translates to MNSDSAPLLRTPLYDSHVAAGGRMVPFAGWEMPIQYHSVIAEVKAVRSDVGIFDVSHMGRLNIYGSGAASFMDSLVTFSVKTLATGRARYGFILSDSGGILDDVILYHTQFDDGSDLLRLVCNASNRLAVIGWMDQNAATFPGVTFNDHTYETALIAIQGPRALEVVDGLCIGDPGPSALRPFAADTFPFALGDGVRAEGFVGRTGYTGEDGVEIAIDAAHAPRLWEALTAAGAVPCGLGARDVLRLEAGLRLHGSDIDLTTTPLEAALERFVNMDKNIFHGRDALELQEEDGLRRRLVGFRLLGGGVPRHGCAVLHEGHAIGEVTSGTYSPILDTGIAMGYVPADHTAPGQSVQIDLRGRLVEAEVSELPFYRRPKTS, encoded by the coding sequence GTGAACTCCGACTCCGCCCCGCTGCTGCGCACCCCCCTCTACGATAGCCACGTCGCCGCCGGCGGGCGGATGGTCCCCTTTGCAGGATGGGAGATGCCCATCCAGTACCACAGCGTCATAGCCGAGGTGAAGGCAGTCCGCAGCGACGTCGGCATTTTCGACGTTTCCCATATGGGCCGGCTGAACATCTACGGCTCCGGAGCGGCCTCGTTCATGGACAGCCTTGTCACCTTCAGCGTCAAGACGCTCGCAACAGGGCGGGCGCGCTACGGTTTTATCCTCTCCGACAGCGGCGGCATCCTCGACGACGTCATCCTCTACCACACCCAGTTCGATGACGGCAGCGACTTGCTGCGCCTCGTCTGCAACGCGTCCAATCGCCTCGCCGTGATCGGGTGGATGGACCAGAATGCAGCAACATTCCCCGGCGTCACCTTCAACGACCACACGTACGAGACCGCGCTCATTGCCATTCAGGGCCCCCGCGCTTTGGAAGTCGTCGACGGCCTCTGCATCGGCGACCCCGGCCCCTCCGCGCTACGGCCCTTCGCCGCGGACACGTTCCCCTTCGCCCTTGGCGACGGTGTTAGAGCGGAGGGATTCGTAGGCCGCACCGGATACACGGGAGAGGACGGCGTCGAGATCGCCATCGACGCCGCGCATGCGCCCCGGTTGTGGGAGGCCCTCACCGCCGCCGGTGCAGTCCCCTGCGGTCTCGGGGCCCGCGACGTCCTGCGACTCGAGGCCGGTCTGCGCCTCCATGGCTCGGACATAGACCTCACCACGACGCCTCTCGAGGCCGCGCTTGAACGCTTTGTGAACATGGACAAGAACATCTTTCACGGCCGCGACGCGCTCGAGTTGCAGGAGGAGGACGGTCTCCGCCGCCGTCTCGTGGGTTTCCGGCTGCTTGGCGGAGGTGTCCCGCGCCACGGCTGCGCTGTACTCCATGAAGGCCACGCCATCGGTGAAGTTACCAGCGGCACATATTCGCCAATCCTTGACACTGGTATTGCCATGGGATACGTTCCGGCTGACCACACTGCACCGGGCCAATCGGTACAGATCGACCTGCGCGGACGGCTTGTTGAGGCGGAAGTCTCGGAGCTTCCTTTCTACCGGCGTCCTAAAACCAGCTAA
- the gcvPA gene encoding aminomethyl-transferring glycine dehydrogenase subunit GcvPA, translating into MPTPFPHSYLPHTEAQRREMIDAVGVSSVDELFADIPDAFRNPDITLPPALTELELLREIGGLAKRNAVPGEVPCFVGGGVYRHFIPSVVGAMISRGEFLTSYTPYQPEVSQGTLQATYEYQSMICEITAMEAANAGMYDGASSLAEAALMACRVTGRHSVIVHDTVNPRYRAVVDTYLVPQGVEVITVAPGGESISDATACVLTQYPDYFGAVRDLTPIADAAHEAGALLAVSADPVALGMFRAPGEFGADIVTGETQPIGVNMSFGGPFVGYFACRLSHIRQMPGRIAGRTVDHEGRIGYALTLQTREQHIRRERATSNICTSEALIATGTAVCLAALGPGGLRRMAELSYQKAHYVAAEIAALDSYEVVDNGPWFNEFVVRCPHTALETNAALWRRGIIGGIDAGSAVENGLLLSVTEMHTRAEIDALVSALREIAGKGAQ; encoded by the coding sequence ATGCCTACTCCCTTCCCGCATTCCTACCTCCCGCACACGGAAGCGCAGCGCCGGGAGATGATAGACGCCGTCGGCGTTTCTTCCGTCGACGAACTCTTCGCCGACATCCCTGACGCCTTTCGCAACCCGGACATTACTTTGCCGCCTGCGCTGACCGAACTTGAGCTCCTCAGGGAGATTGGCGGACTTGCGAAGCGCAATGCCGTACCCGGCGAAGTGCCGTGCTTCGTGGGCGGCGGCGTCTACCGCCACTTCATCCCCAGCGTCGTCGGCGCGATGATTTCCCGCGGCGAGTTTCTCACCTCGTACACGCCCTACCAGCCAGAGGTGAGCCAGGGCACCCTCCAGGCTACCTACGAGTACCAGAGCATGATCTGCGAGATCACCGCTATGGAGGCCGCCAATGCCGGCATGTACGACGGCGCAAGCTCCCTCGCTGAGGCCGCTCTCATGGCCTGCCGCGTCACAGGGCGTCACAGCGTCATTGTCCATGACACCGTAAACCCGCGCTACCGCGCCGTCGTAGACACCTACCTGGTGCCCCAAGGCGTCGAGGTAATCACCGTCGCGCCCGGCGGCGAGTCTATCTCGGACGCGACAGCTTGTGTGCTGACGCAATACCCGGACTACTTCGGGGCCGTCCGCGACCTCACCCCGATTGCCGATGCCGCCCACGAGGCCGGCGCCCTGCTCGCCGTCAGCGCAGACCCGGTCGCCCTCGGCATGTTTCGAGCACCCGGCGAGTTCGGCGCGGACATTGTCACCGGAGAGACGCAGCCCATCGGCGTCAACATGAGCTTTGGCGGCCCGTTCGTCGGCTACTTCGCCTGCCGCTTGTCGCACATCCGGCAGATGCCGGGCCGCATCGCCGGCCGGACCGTCGACCACGAGGGCCGCATCGGCTACGCCCTTACGCTCCAGACCCGCGAGCAGCACATCCGCCGCGAGCGCGCCACCTCCAACATCTGTACCTCCGAGGCGCTCATAGCGACGGGCACGGCAGTGTGCCTGGCTGCCCTCGGCCCCGGCGGCTTGCGCAGAATGGCCGAGCTCAGCTACCAGAAGGCGCACTACGTCGCCGCGGAGATTGCGGCGCTGGACAGCTACGAGGTCGTGGACAACGGCCCGTGGTTCAACGAGTTCGTGGTCAGGTGCCCGCACACTGCGCTGGAGACCAACGCCGCGCTGTGGCGACGCGGCATCATCGGTGGCATAGATGCCGGAAGCGCCGTCGAGAACGGCCTGCTGCTCAGCGTCACCGAGATGCACACTCGCGCCGAGATAGACGCGCTGGTATCGGCGCTCCGCGAGATTGCAGGGAAAGGGGCGCAATGA